The following proteins are encoded in a genomic region of Sneathiella marina:
- a CDS encoding amino acid ABC transporter permease — MTTDVQGLGAGDSKLRDPRVRAIIYQILVIVLFVAFVAYVGSNTAENLEKRGIASGLGFLQQPSGFGIGIVLIMDYSSQTSTHFDVLLIGIINTLAVSISGIFLATIIGFIFGVLRLSKNWVVNKISAVYIEVVRNIPLLVQLLFWYFAVLGVLPLVKESLQIGDNFYVNNRGINFPSIIPSEGFWVIPVALILAIVIGVFISKWAKKRQDLTGQTFPVFWTTVGLIIVLPTIAALIMGLPYTIDYPNFGRFGIKGGWVLEPEFLALWIGLSVYTGAFIAEIVRSGINSVSHGQTEAANSLGIRAGLAMRLVVLPQALRVIVPPLTSQYLNLVKNSSLATAIGYADITAIFAGTSLNQTGQAIEVIGITMLFYLSISLIISMFMNWYNKRIALVER, encoded by the coding sequence ATGACCACTGATGTACAGGGTCTAGGAGCGGGAGATAGTAAGTTACGAGATCCGAGAGTTCGGGCTATCATTTACCAAATTCTCGTTATCGTTCTATTTGTCGCTTTTGTTGCCTATGTTGGCAGCAACACCGCAGAAAACTTAGAGAAACGGGGGATCGCCTCCGGACTGGGTTTCTTGCAACAGCCTTCGGGTTTTGGAATTGGCATTGTCCTGATCATGGACTATAGCAGCCAGACTTCCACTCATTTTGACGTCTTGTTGATTGGTATTATCAATACACTTGCCGTCTCGATCTCCGGTATTTTCCTTGCAACTATCATCGGCTTCATATTCGGAGTCTTGCGGCTATCCAAGAACTGGGTTGTTAACAAGATATCTGCAGTTTATATCGAGGTCGTCCGGAATATTCCACTCTTGGTGCAATTACTATTCTGGTATTTTGCCGTGCTCGGCGTTTTGCCGTTGGTGAAGGAAAGTTTGCAAATTGGCGACAATTTCTACGTCAATAACCGGGGAATAAATTTTCCCAGCATCATTCCGTCAGAAGGGTTCTGGGTCATTCCAGTTGCCCTGATCCTGGCGATTGTCATCGGGGTGTTTATTTCCAAATGGGCAAAAAAACGTCAGGATCTGACGGGCCAGACCTTTCCGGTTTTCTGGACAACGGTTGGTTTGATCATTGTCCTGCCGACAATTGCAGCACTTATTATGGGCTTGCCCTACACCATTGATTATCCGAATTTCGGACGATTTGGAATTAAGGGCGGTTGGGTTCTGGAGCCGGAATTCCTGGCCCTGTGGATTGGATTGTCCGTCTATACAGGGGCGTTTATTGCTGAAATTGTGCGCTCGGGTATTAACTCGGTCAGTCATGGACAAACGGAAGCTGCCAATTCATTGGGTATCAGGGCCGGCCTTGCCATGCGCCTGGTGGTTCTGCCACAGGCACTTCGCGTGATCGTACCGCCGTTGACCAGTCAATATCTCAACCTCGTGAAAAACTCGTCTTTGGCGACCGCCATCGGGTATGCGGATATTACGGCGATTTTCGCCGGAACATCGTTGAACCAGACCGGCCAGGCCATTGAGGTCATCGGGATTACCATGCTGTTCTATCTATCGATCAGCCTGATTATCTCAATGTTCATGAACTGGTATAACAAACGTATTGCATTGGTGGAGAGGTAA
- a CDS encoding amino acid ABC transporter substrate-binding protein produces the protein MKKAIFIAVAASATLLATAATAGTLDDVKAKGFIQCGVTTGLAGFAAPNNDGKWEGFDVDFCRSMAAAIFADPDKVKYTPTTAKERFTALQSGEIDVLARNTTWTFSRDVNLGFEFVGVNYYDGQGFMVKKALGVKSALELDGARVCLQSGTTTELNLADYFTANGMKYDSVLFDTADEVREAYMQDTCDVYTTDQSGLYAQRSVIADPEAHIVLPEIISKEPLGPLVRHGDNQWGDIARWTLNAMIAGEEHNISSANVDDLKANTKNPGIARILGTSGDLGEQLGLSKEFAYNIIKMVGNYGESFSKNLGEGTPLNIARGLNAQWNKGGILYTPPMR, from the coding sequence ATGAAGAAAGCAATTTTTATTGCTGTCGCTGCTTCTGCGACACTTTTGGCGACAGCAGCAACTGCTGGAACCTTGGACGATGTGAAAGCTAAAGGCTTTATCCAATGTGGTGTAACCACAGGTCTTGCCGGCTTCGCAGCCCCAAATAACGACGGTAAGTGGGAAGGCTTTGATGTCGACTTCTGCCGTTCAATGGCCGCCGCAATCTTCGCGGATCCGGACAAAGTAAAATATACACCAACGACAGCCAAAGAACGCTTCACAGCGCTTCAGTCTGGTGAAATTGATGTATTGGCCCGGAATACAACCTGGACATTCAGCCGTGATGTTAATCTCGGTTTTGAATTTGTCGGCGTGAACTACTATGACGGCCAAGGCTTCATGGTCAAAAAAGCTCTGGGCGTTAAATCCGCTCTTGAACTTGATGGCGCCCGTGTATGCCTGCAGTCTGGTACAACAACTGAATTGAACCTGGCCGACTATTTCACTGCCAATGGCATGAAATATGACTCAGTTCTGTTCGACACAGCTGACGAAGTTCGTGAAGCTTACATGCAAGATACATGTGATGTTTACACAACTGACCAATCCGGCCTGTATGCACAGCGTTCAGTGATTGCTGATCCGGAAGCACATATCGTTCTTCCAGAAATCATTTCCAAAGAGCCTCTTGGTCCGTTGGTTCGCCACGGCGACAACCAGTGGGGTGATATTGCTCGTTGGACTTTGAATGCAATGATCGCCGGCGAAGAGCATAATATCTCTTCTGCAAATGTTGATGATTTGAAAGCCAACACCAAAAATCCTGGCATCGCCCGTATTCTTGGTACTTCTGGTGATCTTGGCGAGCAGCTGGGACTGTCAAAAGAGTTCGCTTACAACATTATCAAAATGGTCGGAAACTACGGTGAAAGCTTCTCCAAGAACCTTGGTGAAGGGACACCTCTGAACATTGCCCGTGGTCTAAACGCTCAGTGGAACAAGGGAGGTATCCTTTACACCCCACCAATGCGTTAA
- the metC gene encoding cystathionine beta-lyase, which produces MRDETKLVTAGRDPEGNFGVVNAPVYHASTILYPSLEALQKTHAARAAGERVVSYGRKGTPTTWSLEDAITALEGGYRCQVFPSGLAACSNAMMAFLKTGDHLLITDSVYGPSRSFCDTVLRRFGVEVTYYDPLIGAGIADLIQPNTTVLYVEAPGSQTFEMQDIPTLTEVAHGKGLVVMMDNTWASPLFCKPFDLGVDVSIQAGTKYVVGHSDVMIGTVTATKECWPALEASAGAFGQTAGPDDVYLAQRGIRTLSVRLKQHMESGIAIAEWLKGRPEVHSVLHPALPDHPGHDIWKRDFLGASGLFSLRLNAVSKDAIAAFIDDLELFGMGYSWGGYESLVVLADPTSYRTATHWDNTNPLLRFHIGLEAVDDLIGDLSAGFDRLNTAK; this is translated from the coding sequence ATGAGAGACGAGACCAAGCTGGTGACGGCGGGCCGGGATCCGGAAGGAAATTTTGGTGTCGTGAACGCCCCTGTCTATCATGCGTCGACGATTCTTTATCCCTCTTTGGAAGCTTTGCAAAAAACCCATGCCGCCCGCGCAGCAGGTGAACGGGTCGTCTCCTATGGCCGCAAGGGCACCCCGACAACCTGGTCCTTGGAAGATGCGATTACCGCCCTCGAAGGGGGGTACAGATGCCAGGTTTTCCCGTCCGGCCTCGCGGCCTGTTCTAACGCCATGATGGCCTTTTTGAAAACCGGCGATCATCTTCTGATTACAGATAGTGTCTATGGGCCAAGCCGCTCCTTCTGCGATACCGTCCTGCGCCGCTTCGGTGTCGAGGTAACCTACTATGATCCGTTAATTGGCGCCGGAATAGCGGATCTGATCCAGCCTAATACAACTGTTCTATATGTGGAGGCACCAGGCTCACAGACCTTCGAAATGCAGGACATCCCTACGTTAACGGAAGTTGCTCATGGCAAAGGGCTGGTGGTTATGATGGATAATACCTGGGCGTCACCGCTGTTTTGCAAGCCCTTCGATCTGGGTGTTGATGTCTCTATTCAAGCAGGCACAAAGTATGTGGTTGGCCATTCTGACGTGATGATCGGAACTGTAACGGCGACGAAAGAATGCTGGCCAGCACTGGAAGCGAGCGCCGGGGCATTCGGTCAAACTGCTGGGCCCGATGATGTCTATCTGGCGCAGCGCGGGATCCGTACTTTGTCCGTTCGATTGAAGCAGCATATGGAAAGTGGTATTGCCATCGCTGAGTGGCTAAAGGGCCGGCCGGAAGTTCACTCCGTCCTGCATCCTGCCCTGCCAGATCATCCGGGACATGACATTTGGAAGCGGGATTTTCTTGGCGCTTCTGGCTTGTTTTCGCTCCGTTTGAATGCCGTTTCAAAAGACGCCATTGCCGCCTTTATCGACGATCTTGAATTGTTCGGAATGGGCTATTCTTGGGGCGGATATGAGAGTCTGGTGGTCTTGGCAGATCCGACGTCATACCGGACGGCAACCCACTGGGATAATACCAACCCTCTTCTTCGTTTCCATATCGGATTGGAAGCTGTTGATGACCTGATTGGCGATTTAAGCGCGGGTTTTGACAGGCTAAATACAGCAAAATAG
- the hisI gene encoding phosphoribosyl-AMP cyclohydrolase — protein MNADLLRQISFDKAGLVPAIAQQHDSGEVLMMAWMNADAVTETLESGRVCYWSRSRAALWRKGESSGHVQKLVDFRVDCDGDTILLLVDQTGVACHTGRHNCFFTSFKDGKSEVIADVMVSPEDMYGKPADPS, from the coding sequence ATGAACGCAGATCTATTACGTCAAATCAGCTTCGATAAAGCCGGACTTGTCCCGGCGATCGCCCAACAGCATGATAGCGGTGAAGTGTTGATGATGGCCTGGATGAACGCGGATGCCGTCACGGAAACCCTGGAATCGGGCCGGGTATGCTATTGGTCCCGCTCCCGCGCTGCTTTGTGGCGTAAAGGGGAAAGCTCCGGTCATGTTCAGAAACTGGTGGATTTTCGCGTTGATTGTGATGGCGATACAATATTGCTGCTTGTCGATCAAACCGGCGTCGCCTGCCACACGGGCCGGCATAATTGCTTTTTTACCTCCTTTAAAGACGGAAAAAGTGAGGTAATTGCTGACGTTATGGTCTCCCCGGAAGATATGTACGGAAAGCCGGCAGACCCGTCATGA
- the modB gene encoding molybdate ABC transporter permease subunit, with product MMLSAEEWDVIQLSLKVAIWCVLVTLLPAIALAWVLARRDFYGKTVLNALVHLPIVLPPVVVGYFLLITLGRRGLIGSWLLETFDISLIFNWKGVVVATAVMSFPLMVRTIRQGIEAIDQNLEVAAQTLGRSPLFVFLSITLPLALPGIFAGAILGFARALGEFGATITFVSNIPGETRTLPLAIYSLLQVPHSEDAVMRLVIISVLLAFAAIALSEWLAHRSLRKLGVRD from the coding sequence ATGATGCTGTCTGCGGAAGAATGGGATGTTATCCAGCTTTCCTTGAAAGTCGCCATCTGGTGCGTGCTGGTAACCCTGCTTCCCGCCATTGCTCTGGCTTGGGTCCTCGCCCGCCGGGATTTCTATGGAAAGACGGTCTTGAATGCCCTTGTCCATTTGCCCATTGTCCTGCCGCCCGTGGTCGTCGGCTATTTTTTGCTGATTACCCTGGGTCGCCGCGGCTTAATCGGAAGCTGGCTCTTAGAAACATTTGATATCTCGTTGATATTTAACTGGAAAGGTGTTGTGGTGGCAACCGCTGTCATGTCTTTTCCATTAATGGTACGGACGATCCGGCAGGGGATTGAAGCCATTGATCAAAATTTGGAAGTCGCCGCCCAAACCCTCGGCCGGTCGCCATTATTTGTGTTCCTGTCCATAACGCTTCCGCTTGCGCTTCCCGGAATTTTCGCCGGTGCTATTCTCGGCTTTGCCCGGGCCTTGGGTGAATTTGGGGCAACCATTACCTTTGTCTCCAATATTCCCGGTGAAACCCGGACCCTGCCGCTCGCCATTTATTCCTTGCTGCAAGTCCCCCATAGTGAGGACGCCGTCATGCGTCTGGTCATAATCTCCGTTCTCCTGGCCTTTGCCGCCATCGCCCTTTCCGAATGGCTGGCGCATCGTTCTCTTAGAAAGTTGGGAGTACGGGATTAA
- the modC gene encoding molybdenum ABC transporter ATP-binding protein, whose translation MLDVHLKKQFDSFNLDATFSAGPGITALFGPSGAGKSTIGKMLGGMLAPSEGHIAIDGHMVFDSSSRLNTAAYKREIGFVFQEHRLFPHYTVRGNLKYGSRRRRDGTPTFKFDEIVSLLDLRQVLDRRPNTLSGGEQQRVAVARALLSNPRILVMDEPLSSLDDARKNEILQLLETLKRELNPTILYISHSISEISRLADSLVLIDKGEIKGFGPLEETLNRLDLFPFSGGYDAGSVVTATVARHDTTYQMSELETAGGRLFIPGCKTAVGAKLRLRIRARDVAISMSEPSDISILNRFKGTLSDHRSGADGMEELLLDVGFPLTARITRQSYEQLNLTVGCSLWALVKSVTISA comes from the coding sequence ATGCTGGACGTTCATCTGAAAAAGCAATTCGATAGCTTCAATCTTGATGCGACCTTCTCGGCTGGTCCGGGCATTACCGCCTTGTTTGGCCCCTCCGGCGCCGGGAAATCCACCATCGGTAAAATGCTGGGCGGAATGTTGGCCCCCTCGGAAGGCCATATCGCCATCGACGGGCACATGGTTTTTGACTCCAGCTCGCGCCTCAATACCGCTGCTTATAAACGGGAAATAGGCTTTGTTTTTCAAGAGCATAGATTATTTCCGCATTATACGGTCCGCGGCAACCTGAAATATGGCTCCCGGCGGCGGCGAGATGGAACGCCAACCTTTAAGTTCGACGAAATTGTCTCGCTGCTTGACTTGAGGCAGGTTTTGGACAGGCGACCTAACACCCTGTCTGGCGGTGAGCAGCAACGGGTGGCAGTTGCCCGCGCCCTTTTGAGCAACCCCCGCATTTTGGTCATGGACGAGCCACTGTCCAGCCTTGATGATGCCCGCAAGAATGAAATCCTGCAGCTTCTGGAAACTCTGAAACGAGAATTGAATCCGACAATATTGTATATCTCTCATTCAATATCAGAAATCAGCCGGCTGGCGGACAGCCTGGTTCTGATCGACAAGGGTGAGATCAAGGGATTTGGCCCCCTGGAGGAAACGCTGAACAGGTTGGACCTGTTCCCCTTTAGTGGTGGATATGATGCTGGATCCGTCGTGACAGCCACGGTTGCCCGACATGATACAACCTATCAGATGTCGGAACTGGAAACCGCAGGCGGGCGTTTGTTTATTCCCGGATGCAAAACTGCGGTTGGGGCGAAATTACGATTGCGTATTCGCGCCCGCGACGTGGCCATATCAATGTCGGAGCCGTCTGACATATCAATCCTTAATCGGTTTAAGGGGACGTTAAGCGACCATCGTTCCGGTGCGGACGGGATGGAAGAGTTACTTTTGGATGTCGGCTTCCCCCTCACCGCACGGATTACCCGCCAATCCTATGAGCAGCTGAACCTTACGGTTGGGTGTTCCCTTTGGGCATTGGTCAAATCCGTTACCATCAGCGCCTGA
- a CDS encoding Crp/Fnr family transcriptional regulator — MQNLDNIELFKDLSPEDRTALGAKCVWRVFQNAEQILERSTESRDVFFVAEGSVNIVNFGVTGREVAYATVEAGHYFGELSAIDGRPRSANVIARSKCLVASLSPENFKELLMTHPDIMMAVLQRLARIIRVNDDRILDLSTLGAVQRVCQELIRMAEPDPVTPDSWIIYPMPTQSVIASRVSTTRETVARVLGQLTQEAMVLKKGKSLYLKDRTAIEDYINTLAMTSGQGSK, encoded by the coding sequence ATGCAAAATCTTGATAACATAGAACTTTTCAAAGACCTGTCGCCCGAGGATCGAACCGCCCTTGGTGCCAAATGCGTCTGGCGGGTCTTTCAAAACGCAGAACAGATTCTCGAGCGCTCGACGGAAAGCCGTGACGTATTCTTCGTGGCTGAAGGCAGCGTCAATATTGTCAATTTCGGTGTGACCGGCCGGGAAGTTGCTTATGCAACAGTTGAAGCCGGCCATTATTTCGGAGAGCTTTCAGCCATCGACGGACGACCACGGTCGGCCAACGTTATCGCTCGCTCCAAATGTCTAGTGGCGTCGTTAAGCCCTGAAAATTTCAAAGAGTTGTTGATGACCCATCCGGATATCATGATGGCTGTGCTGCAGCGACTTGCCCGGATTATCCGGGTCAATGATGACCGTATTCTGGATTTGTCCACGTTGGGCGCCGTACAGCGGGTCTGCCAGGAACTGATCCGGATGGCGGAACCTGATCCTGTCACGCCAGACTCCTGGATCATTTATCCCATGCCCACACAAAGCGTGATTGCCAGCCGTGTCTCAACGACGCGGGAAACCGTGGCACGGGTTCTTGGCCAGCTTACTCAGGAAGCCATGGTTCTGAAAAAAGGGAAAAGCCTTTATCTGAAGGATCGAACGGCGATCGAAGACTATATCAATACGCTTGCCATGACATCCGGGCAGGGATCAAAATAA
- a CDS encoding 8-oxoguanine deaminase — protein MAHLTWIKNPLAILADNATGGIVIKDQEIVELLRAGASPTVDPADRLTVFDASSHVVLPGLINVHHHFYQTLTRACPVAINKPLFPWLKSLYPLWAELDGDMMRQASTLALAESMLSGCTTASDHHYLFPKALPDAIDIQVAQAKMLGVRVHLTRGSMSLGVDQGGLPPQSTVQDEDVILDDSERLINLYHDPNSGAMVQIALAPCSPFSVSTDLMKSSALLARKFGVRLHTHLAETHDETDFCLSMFGRRPVDYLEDVGWLAGDVWLAHGIHFNDEEISRLGKAGVGIAHCPSSNMILSSGIARTLELERAGSPIGLGVDGSASNDGSNMIQEVRQALLLQRLRYKASEITHHSAFRWATEGSARCLGRTDIGKLEVGKQADLALFKLDEPRFSGSGDPLAALILCGAHQVDALMIAGDWRVQQGEIPDLDMAELMHHHHQLGLKLQAGSA, from the coding sequence TTGGCACATTTAACCTGGATAAAAAATCCGCTGGCAATTCTTGCGGACAATGCCACGGGCGGCATTGTCATCAAGGATCAGGAAATCGTTGAACTGCTCCGTGCCGGGGCCTCTCCGACCGTTGATCCTGCAGACCGGTTGACAGTTTTTGATGCCTCTTCACATGTGGTATTGCCGGGTCTTATCAATGTCCATCATCATTTTTACCAGACCCTGACACGGGCCTGCCCGGTCGCCATCAACAAGCCGCTTTTTCCCTGGCTGAAATCACTCTATCCGCTTTGGGCCGAACTGGACGGGGACATGATGCGTCAGGCCTCCACCCTGGCATTGGCAGAATCCATGCTCTCGGGATGCACGACGGCGTCCGACCATCACTATCTGTTTCCAAAAGCCCTACCCGATGCCATCGATATTCAGGTCGCGCAGGCGAAGATGCTGGGGGTCCGGGTTCACTTGACCCGTGGGTCCATGAGCCTGGGGGTGGATCAGGGCGGCCTGCCGCCGCAATCAACGGTACAGGATGAGGATGTTATTCTGGATGACAGCGAACGATTAATAAATCTCTATCATGACCCCAACAGCGGCGCCATGGTGCAAATCGCCCTCGCCCCGTGCTCGCCGTTTTCGGTCAGCACGGACTTGATGAAATCTTCCGCTTTGCTGGCCCGGAAATTCGGTGTCAGGTTGCATACCCATCTGGCAGAAACCCATGATGAGACAGATTTTTGCCTGTCCATGTTTGGCCGCCGTCCGGTGGATTATCTGGAAGATGTCGGATGGCTGGCCGGGGATGTCTGGCTTGCCCATGGTATTCATTTCAATGATGAGGAAATCAGTCGCCTTGGTAAAGCCGGGGTCGGTATCGCCCATTGCCCGTCGTCGAATATGATCCTGTCTTCCGGCATCGCCAGAACACTGGAGCTGGAGCGAGCGGGATCCCCCATTGGTCTTGGTGTTGACGGATCCGCCTCCAATGACGGATCAAACATGATTCAGGAAGTCCGGCAGGCCTTGTTACTGCAACGTCTGCGCTACAAGGCCAGCGAGATCACGCATCATTCCGCTTTTCGTTGGGCCACGGAAGGATCTGCCCGATGCCTGGGTCGCACCGATATTGGAAAGCTTGAAGTCGGCAAACAAGCCGACCTTGCCTTGTTCAAACTGGATGAGCCGCGGTTTTCCGGCTCCGGTGATCCCCTTGCCGCCTTGATCCTGTGCGGGGCGCATCAGGTGGATGCCTTGATGATCGCCGGTGACTGGCGTGTGCAGCAGGGAGAAATACCAGATCTTGATATGGCGGAGCTTATGCATCATCATCACCAACTGGGATTGAAGTTGCAGGCGGGTAGCGCGTAA
- the paaX gene encoding phenylacetic acid degradation operon negative regulatory protein PaaX, producing the protein MKNDMDKQLDFLFENLDLKAKSLLVTVWGDCVAPHGGTVWLRSLINLVEPLGLNDRMVRTAVFRLQKDQLLSSEQQGRKSFYSLTENGRHRFAEATHRIYAAEDMPWNEKWVLVFAARRDMSEKDRRQLQTELGWLGFGSLGAGIFAHPTISLPSVESVLSDLGLKERATLLYGSSLPQSQFGAPDALVRKGWNLETLEADYQQFIDRFTGFLSLKEQKPAIDEKKCFIIRSLLVHDYRRVLLRDPMLPAKLLPDGWNGNQARALFQQIYQQVWEGAERHLLNVLENSTGRLPPASEEFKARFGGLKTVNE; encoded by the coding sequence GTGAAGAATGATATGGACAAGCAGCTCGACTTCTTGTTCGAAAATCTCGATTTAAAGGCGAAATCCCTTCTGGTGACAGTATGGGGCGATTGCGTCGCCCCCCATGGCGGGACCGTCTGGCTGCGGAGTTTGATCAATCTTGTCGAACCGCTCGGGCTTAACGACCGAATGGTCAGGACTGCGGTATTCCGCCTGCAAAAGGATCAGCTTCTGTCGTCCGAACAACAGGGCCGCAAGAGTTTCTACAGCCTGACAGAAAATGGCCGTCACCGTTTTGCCGAAGCCACCCATCGTATCTACGCAGCTGAAGACATGCCGTGGAATGAAAAATGGGTTTTGGTCTTCGCCGCCCGGCGTGACATGAGCGAAAAAGACAGGCGGCAATTGCAGACAGAGCTTGGATGGCTTGGCTTTGGCAGCCTCGGGGCCGGTATCTTCGCCCATCCGACTATATCCCTGCCGTCGGTGGAATCCGTGCTCAGCGATCTGGGATTGAAGGAACGGGCAACCCTTTTATATGGCAGCAGCCTCCCGCAATCACAATTTGGCGCACCGGATGCACTGGTCCGCAAGGGTTGGAATTTGGAAACCCTGGAAGCGGATTACCAGCAGTTCATTGACCGGTTCACAGGATTTTTATCACTGAAAGAACAGAAACCTGCCATCGACGAAAAAAAATGTTTCATTATTAGGAGCCTTCTGGTGCATGATTATCGTCGCGTTCTGTTACGGGATCCGATGCTGCCAGCAAAACTGCTGCCTGATGGATGGAATGGAAATCAGGCACGGGCTTTGTTTCAGCAGATTTATCAACAGGTCTGGGAGGGCGCCGAAAGGCATTTGTTGAATGTGCTGGAAAATTCCACTGGGAGATTGCCTCCCGCGTCAGAAGAATTTAAAGCCCGCTTCGGCGGCCTGAAAACGGTAAACGAGTAG
- a CDS encoding FAD-dependent oxidoreductase → MVAGLKIVIVGSGPAGMYAAGAIVKKNPESVIDIVDKLATPYGLVRAGVAPDHQTTKNVTRAYDKVMENDNVRFVGNIGLGDDIPLDKLRDLYDVVIIATGTPKDRNLGIPGEDKDGVFGAQTFVYWYNGHPEYRDAVPNLDITTAVVIGNGNVALDAARILMRTEEEMAHSDLADHAATEIFNSPLQSVHVVGRRAPENAQFSSKELSEFGDLTSAKTYTDKTNLPEEFISEDKKETKVVNTNLDLLRSFEQIGPGIKGRSVHLDFLASPIEVMGDTSITGVRFERNEIVDGKAVGTGETYDIDCQLLVSCIGYEMGILEGLPVEKGIVKNDEGCIADGLYVVGWAKRGPSGTIGTNRIDSQNVVDRILGDFDTGGNPDKAGPAGLDQWCQDRNIRAVSFDDWKKINAAEIDRAGDQSPRRKFVRTRDMLSLLKEGS, encoded by the coding sequence ATGGTAGCAGGCTTAAAGATTGTTATTGTCGGATCCGGTCCGGCAGGAATGTACGCCGCAGGGGCAATCGTAAAGAAAAACCCGGAAAGTGTTATAGATATCGTCGATAAACTGGCCACGCCCTACGGGTTGGTCCGGGCAGGAGTGGCCCCCGATCACCAGACAACCAAGAATGTTACCCGGGCCTATGACAAGGTCATGGAAAATGACAATGTCCGGTTTGTCGGAAATATCGGCCTTGGCGACGATATTCCTCTTGATAAATTACGGGATCTGTACGATGTCGTTATTATTGCAACCGGGACGCCGAAAGATCGAAATCTAGGCATTCCCGGAGAAGACAAGGATGGCGTCTTTGGCGCTCAGACTTTTGTTTACTGGTATAACGGCCATCCCGAGTATCGGGACGCTGTCCCTAACCTGGACATCACAACAGCCGTTGTTATCGGAAATGGAAATGTCGCCCTTGATGCCGCCCGTATCCTGATGCGAACAGAGGAAGAGATGGCCCATTCCGATCTTGCCGACCATGCCGCCACAGAGATTTTCAATAGTCCGCTGCAGTCCGTTCATGTGGTTGGCCGCCGGGCACCGGAAAATGCTCAGTTCTCGTCGAAGGAATTAAGCGAATTTGGCGACCTCACATCAGCTAAGACCTATACGGACAAAACAAACCTGCCGGAGGAATTCATCTCCGAGGATAAAAAAGAAACCAAGGTTGTGAACACCAATCTGGACTTACTCCGGAGTTTCGAACAAATCGGCCCCGGCATTAAGGGCCGGTCAGTTCATCTGGACTTTCTGGCAAGCCCCATTGAGGTCATGGGCGATACATCCATTACCGGTGTCCGCTTCGAACGCAATGAAATTGTCGACGGCAAGGCCGTGGGGACCGGAGAAACCTATGATATCGACTGTCAGCTTCTTGTCTCCTGTATCGGCTATGAAATGGGTATCCTCGAAGGGCTGCCCGTTGAGAAAGGCATTGTAAAAAATGACGAAGGCTGCATTGCCGATGGCCTGTATGTGGTCGGTTGGGCGAAGCGCGGCCCGTCGGGTACCATCGGGACGAACCGGATTGATAGCCAGAATGTGGTCGATAGAATTCTTGGTGATTTTGACACGGGCGGAAATCCGGACAAAGCCGGTCCTGCAGGTCTGGACCAATGGTGTCAGGACAGAAATATCCGGGCCGTGTCGTTTGACGACTGGAAGAAAATAAACGCAGCCGAAATCGACCGGGCGGGCGATCAATCCCCGCGCCGGAAATTTGTCCGGACCCGCGATATGCTGTCTCTGCTGAAGGAAGGCAGCTAA